Proteins encoded in a region of the Streptomyces sp. NBC_00258 genome:
- a CDS encoding transposase family protein, which translates to MLRHDQRLADMAGGNAVSASTVRRWVMEVIRLLFARAPRLDRALKKIARAGGVVVLLGGTLIRTRRRTGKDNRKNYSGKHKSHGLLFLALTDEQGNVIWIPAAKPGRSSEITTARHNKITGHLREAGLGALADLGLVGLDDDPDDHPVIITGRKATRNHQLTDAEREANRLLNRERAAVEHGFANLKSVIVAILETEFA; encoded by the coding sequence GTGCTCCGTCACGACCAGCGTCTTGCCGACATGGCCGGCGGCAACGCGGTCTCCGCCTCCACCGTGCGCCGCTGGGTGATGGAAGTGATCCGCCTGCTGTTCGCCCGCGCCCCGCGCCTGGACCGCGCGCTGAAGAAGATCGCCCGTGCCGGCGGGGTCGTGGTCCTGCTGGGCGGCACCCTCATCCGCACCCGGCGCCGCACCGGGAAGGACAACCGGAAGAACTACAGCGGCAAACACAAGTCCCATGGCCTGCTGTTTCTCGCGCTGACCGACGAGCAAGGCAACGTGATCTGGATCCCGGCGGCGAAGCCGGGCCGGTCCAGCGAGATCACCACCGCCCGCCACAACAAGATCACCGGACACCTGCGCGAGGCCGGTCTCGGAGCCCTGGCCGATCTCGGACTCGTCGGCCTGGACGACGACCCCGACGACCACCCGGTGATCATCACCGGCCGCAAGGCCACCCGCAACCACCAGCTCACCGACGCGGAGAGAGAAGCGAACCGCCTGCTCAACCGCGAACGCGCCGCCGTCGAGCACGGCTTCGCCAACCTGAAATCGGTCATCGTTGCAATCCTCGAGACGGAGTTCGCTTGA